The Clarias gariepinus isolate MV-2021 ecotype Netherlands chromosome 3, CGAR_prim_01v2, whole genome shotgun sequence DNA window atgtataaaaatggctaaaaagtgaattttgcataataggtcctTTTTAAGGGtgcatattaatataaataaatttcaatGCAACAGGAACCAATTTGCAAAAAGCTACTGAGCAAGTAGCTTTtatgtgaattattaatgaaaCACACCCTACACAACATGCAGGCTACACCTGATACTGCTGCTTTTACCAAATGGAAACTAATCCAGAGATCATTCAGTCAATCAAAGCCGCCTAAACATGAAGCATTTACACCACAGCATTGTGGAATTCTGAATAGGTcagtattgattatttttctgtagCTCTCATTAGAAGGCAAATCATAAACAGTTTAGGCATAAGATTAACGCCACCACCAGGAGAATTTAATACCattgattataaattatataccagtaaaatgGTATATACCAGGCTCATGGGCATTCAACTCATCTACTTCCCACAGGGACCAAACGCTAGTTTGCGCTAGTCGACACTAGCCGTgatatcagaacacccagtgcatcacagagTATGATGCTTAGCAggaaaagagttcaaggttgttgacctGGCCTAAATCTTTCCCAGACCCCATTCTGTCCAAGCACTCATGGGACTTGCCGGACAAACAAGCTCGATCCATGAAAGCACCACACCGCAACCAGCAGCACTCAAAGGATCTGCCGCCAACATCCCTGTGTCAAACACAGAAAATCcctagaggtcttgtggagccaTGCCCTAAGGAGCCAGAGCTGCCCGGTGGCACAAGTGGAACCTAAAACCTAGGTTGTTTTactgttaatggttttaaagttatggcagatctgtgtatactgtattttactatttctataACTTTGttgatttatacatttattttattattcgcTAATAGATAGAGCATAAAGTCATCCACTGGAAaggataaagaaaaatatttaaaaacaagagcaactaattattaatatttatggatGAAGTCTTCGGTGTCACTTAGAGGTGAAGGAAAgcaactgtttatagctgctggagcatgaatgataaatgaaaggacaaaaagtaaaatgtgTCATTGTTTAATGAGAAAAATAATCGACTTCAGGGTGGAAATACATCACATTATGacatcattattttaatatagaCAGCATGTTGTGTCATGCTTTACGAGTTTATCTATGACGTTTCAGGCTTAAATTATTTCTCATGCTTTTCTTATATGAATTtatccaaaaaaaacacaacaaaccaaTAATAATGAAGAGTAATAGACGACAGGTTTGCTCCATTTTGTGCTTGTCTtattacttttttgttgttgttgtgtattTCGTGTGTGAGATCACCATTTTATAAATAGTTTTCCCTGAGCTGCAAATTTAGGCTTTTACCAGTAACAAAGCAGGGCTTTCAGACAGCCGAGGCACGACACTGTCAATACTATAGACCAAATCTATAAATACAGCACGGGCAAAGTCTTCATCATTTACGCTGCAGATTTAGATATCAAATGTTCAAATGATAAGCATTACACAAATCATATTAGGGTAAATTAGTAGCTGATATGCCTCTTCACCGATGCCGAGTATTGTAGGTATGCATCCGTgttgatttaaatattaaaatcccgTCAGCAGCACTGAAGCAgggtctttattttattaaaccgCAGAGCTGTAAGGGGTAAGAAGAGGATTGTGTGATCAATTTTGGGAAGTATAGCTTGAAGGCTTTTGCAAGTTAAAACCGCCCGAAGTCAAAGTCGCCCAGGATTTAATAACTCCTGACTCGCAATATTTCTCTATACTCTACTGTAATCTTtaggggcttttttttttttaaatgttacacttaaagaatgttttatttttaaaaagtggttaaCGGTGTTCTATTGTAAATTCTGGAGGCGGTAGCTTTGTTCAACGTGATCCATCATTCTAAACTATAACTATTAtagtatataattattaaatagcaTGCCATTTTCTTCTGCTCGACTTGACTATATTTAACTACTAATGTAGAAAGAATTTATCTCCAAACAACATAAACAACCCCAATAGGAGAAAGCTAAACTGATAATACTAATTACGTCTTTGTTCTTTATTTCCATGGTATCCTTAATTAAAAGGCGTCtgtggtgtttatgcagtaatcTGTGTAAGGAGAGTTGAGTATGAGCATGATCATttaactgcatgttttttggcAGAATGTTGTAATTTGCCTTTATTTTTCAACTTTTATATTCTGTCTGTTCGTATGTTAAGGTTTAACAGCAGAAAATACCTATAGTTTCATACCTCCTATACATTAAGTGTGACAGAATACCTCTGGCTTGTGTTTCAGCAGGTAACCAGCAGAATGGTGGCTGGCGTGGTGAGTGGGCACAGCTACCTGGTGGCATGCTGGCAGCCCATTCTGATCCTGATGCTGGGCACTGTACTTTCGGGTTCCACCACAGGATGCCCGTCCCGCTGTGAGTGCAATGCCCAGGAGCGCTCTGTCCTGTGCCACCGCAAGAAGCTGGTTGCCCTTCCAGAAGGAATCCCTATTGAGACACGACTGTTGGACCTGAGCAAAAACCGCCTGAAAGCCATCAACCCGGAGGAGTTCATTAACTACCCCCATCTGGAGGACCTGCAGCTTAATGAGAATGTCATCGCAGTCATCGAGCCTGGCGCATTCAGTAATCTTTTTGGATTACGGACGTTAGGACTGCGCAACAACAAGCTGAAGCTCATTCCACTGGGCGTATTTACTGGTTTGACTAACCTCACCAGATTGGATATAAGTGAGAATAAAATAGTTATCCTGTTGGATTACATGTTTCAGGACCTTTACAATCTAAAAGAACTAGAAGTGGGAGATAGTGAGCTGGTCTTCATCTCTCATAGAGCCTTTCATGGACTCAATAGTTTAGAGCAGCTCACCATGGAGAGGTGCAATGTGACCTCAGTGCCCACAGAGGCCTTTAGCCATCTCCATACTCTGTTGGTACTCAAGTTGTGGCATTTTAATGTTAACCTTATTAGGGATTTTTCCTTCAGGAGACTCTACCGACTAAAAGTGTTAGAGATAACTAATTGGCCCTTTCTCGAAGCCTTGACCGATAAGTCCCTCCACGGACTCAACATTACCACACTGAGtgtcacacactgcaacctcaCTGCCATCCCATATGTGGCTATCCAGCACCTTGTGTATCTTCGCTCTCTCAACTTCTCATTCAATCCTATAGAGACTGTGGAGGGCAACAAACTGCACAACTTGATGAGGCTGCAGGTATTTGACTTAGTAGGGGGTCGATTGGTCACTATTGAGCCTTACTCTTTCAGAGGACTGAACTATCTTAAGGTTCTCAACATTTCCAGCAATAGCTTGAGCACTTTAGAAGAGTCTGCCTTTCACTCAGTTGGCAATCTTGAGACACTGGCCCTATATGACAACCCCTTGGCATGTGACTGTCGCTTGTTATGGGTTTTCCGCCGACGCTGGAGGCTCAATTTCAACAAGCAGCAGCCATCTTGTGCTGCCCCTGAGTTTGTGCAAGGAAAAGAGTTTAAAGATTTCCCAGATATTCTTCCTGCTAATTATTTCACTTGCCAGAAATCTAAGATCCGGGACCACAAACCCCTTCAAAGATTTGTGGATGAAGGCACCACGGTTCGTTTTGCATGCCAAGCAGATGGGGACCCAACCCCTGTGATCATGTGGCAGTCTCCTCGGAAGCAATTCATCACCACCAAAAGTGTTGGACGCCTGTCAGTGTCTCTGGATGGCACGCTGGAAGTACGATACGCCCAAATACAAGACAATGGCACATATACATGTATTGCAACCAATGCAGGGGGAAATGACACCAAGCTTGCTCATTTACACGTTCATAGTTATTCACCCAACTGGCCCCATCAGCCTAATAAAACTTTTGCCTTCATCTCCAACCAGCCCAATGAAAGTGGTGCTAATGAGACTGGTAGATCAGTCCCTTTTCCATTTGATATAAAGACTCTTATCATTGCAACTACCATgggatttatttcttttcttggagtggttttgttttgtcttgtaCTCCTCTTTCTTTGGAGTCGGGGAAAAGGTAACGCCAAGCCAAACATAGAAATTGAGTATGTGCCACGTAGAGTAGAGGGGCAAAGCAGCCCAACTGAGGAAACCCATAAGATCAGAATGAAAATGATGTAAAACTCGAATCTTCAGTTCAAGTGAGAAAAATCCCTGACAAGAGATTTACCTTGAGACGCAGGAAAAATTTGTCTCTGTTTCCATGCGAGATTGATGGAAGAAACAATAGCTAAACTAAATTCTTTTCCAAATACACAGCTCAGACCTACAGGGATTGTTTCTTCAAAGTCAGAAAGAATTTCGAGGGACCTAAGGTTCTGCTTATATTTTggaaacacatgaacatgagtCTGCCTGACTCCAGTTATTTAAAAGCCAGAAAACAGAGGGCCAGTTTTAATTCATACTTGTCTTTGTCTCTGCCTTTTTTGTACATAATTCTTTCCATGTACATGGGAATATAGTAATTAAAGGATTGCGAAATCATATTCATGGGTTAAGCATACTGAAATTCTTGTGATGTACTTACATGGTAGGACACATTGTAAATTAGACACGTGTCTGATTAAATTGCTGTAAATGTCCATTGCCAAGTTTTTATAAGGCATAaacgttttaatttttattttttatttacagttcatTAATGATTATGCTTGACAATCATCGTTATTATAAATGTCAAGTGTTAATCCTGGAATATGCTGTCCTTTGAATGGATGGaatacattttgttttggtGCCAGATATAAGCCTAGTATCACAAAGCCAAATGTAGCTTTGAATTTCAAGCCATTTGGCATTTTTGAATGTGTGGTGAAGCCATTAAAGCTGTTTTTGGTGTTCACATCGATATATTCATACCTGACATAAGTCTCGTACGAAATCTCTATCTTCGTCTGCTAAATCTCATACGAAAATCTCTATCTTCGTCTGCtgatcaagttttttttaaagcacacttCTCATATTCATCATATCCCTAAATGATTAATTTACCatttattaatacataattCATGTTCAAAAGGCAGGGAATTCTCTGAAGGTAAATGTGTTCATCTACCCTTGCCTCTGGAACAATGCCagactttaaaacattaaaatggtaACATTTTCTACTTCGGTGTCCATTTTCTACTTTCACAGTTCAGTCGTGTGTCAACTACACAAAGGTGCTTGAGataatagaaataatttttGGCAAACTGTGCGAATTTAAAAGATCCAGTTCACTTGCACCGTCATTCGACATTTACTGAAAAGGTCTTTTTGTGAAAAGGCTCATTCGGATATGAACATGTCATAAATGATAACAGCTGCGAAATTGACACGTCTAATCAACCTAAGCTTACGGTTCAGAGTTCTGACCCGGTAAGTCAGAGAGAGCAGAAAGCTTATCATGCATGCAAAATGTTATGCTCGAAAAGAAATTAAGGCAAGGTAAATGCTGCATACACTTACTGAATACAGGCATtgctaatactgtatgtatggtgAATAGTCCAGCTCTGTGAATAACTTGAATAAAGGATGGACAGATTTTGGTTTATTGTATGCTTAAGACTAACAAACTGCCAAGggtaaatgtattaatatagCCTGTTTATtcaacttaaataaaataatttgtttagggttagggtaataagtcttttaaaataatacttaatgaaataaaattt harbors:
- the lingo1b gene encoding leucine-rich repeat and immunoglobulin-like domain-containing nogo receptor-interacting protein 1-B isoform X1; protein product: MTFLQVTSRMVAGVVSGHSYLVACWQPILILMLGTVLSGSTTGCPSRCECNAQERSVLCHRKKLVALPEGIPIETRLLDLSKNRLKAINPEEFINYPHLEDLQLNENVIAVIEPGAFSNLFGLRTLGLRNNKLKLIPLGVFTGLTNLTRLDISENKIVILLDYMFQDLYNLKELEVGDSELVFISHRAFHGLNSLEQLTMERCNVTSVPTEAFSHLHTLLVLKLWHFNVNLIRDFSFRRLYRLKVLEITNWPFLEALTDKSLHGLNITTLSVTHCNLTAIPYVAIQHLVYLRSLNFSFNPIETVEGNKLHNLMRLQVFDLVGGRLVTIEPYSFRGLNYLKVLNISSNSLSTLEESAFHSVGNLETLALYDNPLACDCRLLWVFRRRWRLNFNKQQPSCAAPEFVQGKEFKDFPDILPANYFTCQKSKIRDHKPLQRFVDEGTTVRFACQADGDPTPVIMWQSPRKQFITTKSVGRLSVSLDGTLEVRYAQIQDNGTYTCIATNAGGNDTKLAHLHVHSYSPNWPHQPNKTFAFISNQPNESGANETGRSVPFPFDIKTLIIATTMGFISFLGVVLFCLVLLFLWSRGKGNAKPNIEIEYVPRRVEGQSSPTEETHKIRMKMM
- the lingo1b gene encoding leucine-rich repeat and immunoglobulin-like domain-containing nogo receptor-interacting protein 1-B isoform X2, giving the protein MTFLVTSRMVAGVVSGHSYLVACWQPILILMLGTVLSGSTTGCPSRCECNAQERSVLCHRKKLVALPEGIPIETRLLDLSKNRLKAINPEEFINYPHLEDLQLNENVIAVIEPGAFSNLFGLRTLGLRNNKLKLIPLGVFTGLTNLTRLDISENKIVILLDYMFQDLYNLKELEVGDSELVFISHRAFHGLNSLEQLTMERCNVTSVPTEAFSHLHTLLVLKLWHFNVNLIRDFSFRRLYRLKVLEITNWPFLEALTDKSLHGLNITTLSVTHCNLTAIPYVAIQHLVYLRSLNFSFNPIETVEGNKLHNLMRLQVFDLVGGRLVTIEPYSFRGLNYLKVLNISSNSLSTLEESAFHSVGNLETLALYDNPLACDCRLLWVFRRRWRLNFNKQQPSCAAPEFVQGKEFKDFPDILPANYFTCQKSKIRDHKPLQRFVDEGTTVRFACQADGDPTPVIMWQSPRKQFITTKSVGRLSVSLDGTLEVRYAQIQDNGTYTCIATNAGGNDTKLAHLHVHSYSPNWPHQPNKTFAFISNQPNESGANETGRSVPFPFDIKTLIIATTMGFISFLGVVLFCLVLLFLWSRGKGNAKPNIEIEYVPRRVEGQSSPTEETHKIRMKMM